In Numidum massiliense, a single genomic region encodes these proteins:
- a CDS encoding bifunctional cystathionine gamma-lyase/homocysteine desulfhydrase — protein sequence MRLDTKLIHGGVFGDEATGAVSVPIYQVSTYRQERVGQHKGYEYSRTGNPTRAALEQLIAELEEGSRGFAFASGMAAISTVVMLFDQGAHFIVGDDVYGGTYRVLSKVFNRFGIETTMVDTSDPAQVEQAIRDNTKAVLLESPSNPLLKVTDIAAVAAIAKAHNLLLIVDNTFMTPYLQQPLALGADIVLHSATKYLGGHSDVVAGLVVAKDEALGEQLHFLQNSVGGVLGPQDSWLLMRGMKTLGLRMQRHDENAQMLAEWLDGRIDTERVFYPGLTTHPGHEVAKRQARGFGGMLSFDIRSGKRAERVLERVRYFTLAESLGAVESLISVPARMTHASIPPERRAELGISDGLIRLSIGVEDVRDLQDDLAQALDKA from the coding sequence ATGCGTTTAGATACAAAGCTCATTCACGGTGGCGTGTTTGGCGACGAAGCGACCGGCGCTGTCAGTGTCCCGATTTATCAAGTGTCTACTTACCGCCAAGAGCGGGTCGGCCAGCATAAAGGGTATGAATACTCGCGTACCGGCAATCCGACGCGCGCCGCACTGGAACAACTCATTGCCGAGTTGGAAGAGGGATCGCGCGGCTTTGCCTTCGCGTCTGGCATGGCGGCAATTTCGACGGTCGTCATGCTGTTCGATCAAGGCGCCCACTTTATTGTCGGCGACGATGTGTACGGCGGGACGTACCGGGTGTTAAGCAAAGTTTTCAACCGCTTCGGCATCGAAACGACGATGGTTGATACGAGTGATCCAGCGCAAGTTGAACAAGCCATACGCGATAATACCAAGGCCGTTCTGCTCGAGTCGCCGAGCAATCCGCTGTTGAAAGTGACGGACATTGCCGCTGTCGCCGCGATTGCCAAGGCACACAATTTACTATTAATCGTCGACAATACGTTTATGACTCCTTATTTACAACAACCGCTCGCGTTAGGTGCCGACATTGTCTTGCACAGTGCGACGAAGTATTTGGGCGGGCACAGTGACGTCGTCGCGGGGTTGGTCGTCGCCAAGGACGAGGCGCTCGGGGAACAGCTCCATTTTCTACAAAACTCAGTGGGCGGGGTGTTAGGGCCACAAGATAGCTGGCTGTTAATGCGCGGTATGAAAACGCTCGGTCTCCGTATGCAGAGGCACGATGAAAATGCGCAAATGTTGGCGGAGTGGTTAGACGGGCGCATCGACACGGAGCGCGTCTTTTACCCTGGGTTGACAACCCATCCCGGGCATGAGGTAGCGAAACGGCAAGCGCGTGGCTTTGGCGGTATGCTTTCGTTTGATATCCGCAGCGGCAAGCGTGCCGAAAGAGTACTAGAACGCGTCCGTTACTTTACATTAGCGGAAAGTTTAGGTGCGGTCGAAAGCTTAATCTCCGTACCGGCGCGTATGACGCACGCCTCGATTCCGCCGGAGCGGCGCGCCGAGTTAGGCATTAGCGACGGCCTCATCCGCCTGTCCATCGGCGTGGAAGACGTGCGGGATTTGCAAGACGACTTAGCGCAAGCGTTAGACAAAGCATAG
- a CDS encoding DUF1462 family protein: MIQQRETVELVVYGAKQICASCINQPSSEETVSWLQAALSRDYGDTVHVRYIDVEEVPEAASESEQRFIEGIMQDEYAYPLIVLNDEVVAEGNPRLKVIRSKLEQLGIRRTSR; the protein is encoded by the coding sequence ATGATACAACAACGAGAGACGGTCGAGCTTGTCGTTTACGGAGCGAAACAAATATGTGCGAGTTGTATTAACCAACCGTCGTCGGAAGAAACGGTTAGTTGGTTACAGGCGGCGCTAAGCCGCGATTACGGGGATACTGTACACGTCCGTTACATTGATGTGGAGGAAGTGCCCGAGGCGGCGAGTGAAAGTGAGCAGCGCTTTATCGAAGGTATTATGCAGGACGAATACGCTTATCCGTTAATCGTCTTGAACGATGAAGTCGTCGCCGAAGGAAACCCGCGCTTAAAGGTGATCCGCAGCAAGTTGGAGCAACTCGGGATTAGGCGAACGTCTCGATAG
- a CDS encoding DUF1450 domain-containing protein — protein sequence MRPLVEFCVSNLTPEVEKVKEELERDDDIDVVEYSCLGNCTECYVRPYALVDGEFIAADSGPELLVAIREAINEQTSMWDELDRLLDD from the coding sequence ATGCGGCCACTTGTGGAATTTTGCGTAAGCAATTTAACGCCAGAAGTGGAGAAAGTGAAAGAGGAACTCGAACGAGACGATGATATAGATGTGGTGGAATACAGCTGCTTAGGAAATTGCACGGAGTGTTACGTACGACCGTATGCGCTTGTCGATGGCGAATTTATCGCAGCCGATTCGGGTCCAGAACTACTCGTCGCGATTCGAGAAGCGATCAACGAGCAAACGAGTATGTGGGATGAACTAGACCGCCTGTTAGACGACTAA
- a CDS encoding aspartyl-phosphate phosphatase Spo0E family protein gives MNQLEDAIEHLREQMVTLALRVGLDHPEVYRLSRQIDQLHTEWCHLKRGEARADVRADAGNTYSINRFTSKLREERAALAFA, from the coding sequence GTGAATCAGTTGGAAGACGCGATCGAACACTTGCGGGAGCAAATGGTAACGCTTGCGTTACGCGTTGGGCTAGACCACCCGGAGGTGTACCGATTGAGTCGGCAAATCGACCAATTACATACGGAATGGTGTCACCTTAAACGCGGCGAGGCGCGTGCAGATGTGCGGGCAGATGCGGGCAACACATACAGCATTAACCGCTTTACATCCAAATTGCGCGAAGAACGGGCGGCACTCGCTTTTGCGTAA
- a CDS encoding HesB/IscA family protein, with translation MIHISEQASFKIKDMMAELGDRDNLYLRIGVKAGGCSGFTYGMGFDKEKHEDDQLFTEQGLSVVVDAESLPLIDGLEVDYKESMMGGGFTLTNPNAIATCGCGTSFRTAKREGQPEEC, from the coding sequence ATGATTCACATTAGTGAACAAGCTAGCTTCAAAATTAAAGATATGATGGCGGAATTAGGCGATAGAGACAACTTATACTTGCGAATTGGCGTGAAAGCCGGTGGCTGCAGCGGCTTTACGTACGGCATGGGATTCGATAAAGAAAAGCACGAGGACGATCAATTGTTTACAGAACAGGGGCTCTCTGTCGTCGTCGACGCAGAAAGCTTACCGTTAATTGACGGCTTAGAAGTCGACTATAAAGAGTCGATGATGGGTGGCGGCTTTACATTAACGAATCCGAACGCGATCGCCACGTGTGGCTGTGGGACGTCGTTTCGTACGGCGAAGCGAGAGGGACAGCCGGAGGAGTGCTAG
- a CDS encoding NAD(P)/FAD-dependent oxidoreductase yields the protein MAEDAFREEKLYDITIIGGGPTGIFAAFYGGMRNASVKILDSMPQLGGQLAALYPEKYIYDVAGFPKVRAKELVDNLTEQARHFNPTVCLEEKVLNVEKQGDHFLMTTQKGTHLAKTIIITAGVGAFEPRKLRLPDAERYEGKNLHYFVSDMQSFQGQRVMIAGGGDSAVDWALMLEPIADEVTLVHRRDQFRAHEHSVENLFNSSVNIVTPKEIARLHGGDKIERITLIDKKSKETTDVEVDSLIVNYGFISSLGPIKDWGLEIEKGSIVVNSKMETNIPGIYAAGDISTYPGKVKLIASGFGEAPTAVNNAKQYIDPEAKLQPGHSSNMSF from the coding sequence ATGGCCGAAGACGCTTTTCGTGAAGAAAAACTGTACGATATTACGATCATTGGCGGTGGACCGACCGGAATTTTCGCAGCATTTTACGGGGGGATGCGAAACGCGTCGGTTAAAATATTGGACAGTATGCCGCAACTCGGCGGGCAGCTAGCGGCACTATATCCAGAAAAGTACATATACGACGTCGCCGGATTCCCGAAAGTGCGCGCCAAAGAGTTAGTGGACAACTTAACCGAACAAGCCCGCCACTTTAATCCGACGGTGTGCCTCGAAGAGAAAGTGCTGAACGTCGAGAAGCAAGGCGACCATTTTTTAATGACGACGCAAAAAGGAACCCATCTTGCTAAAACGATTATTATTACCGCTGGCGTCGGTGCCTTCGAACCGCGTAAGTTACGCCTGCCGGATGCCGAGCGGTATGAAGGTAAAAACTTACACTACTTTGTGAGTGATATGCAATCGTTTCAAGGGCAACGCGTCATGATTGCCGGAGGCGGAGATTCCGCCGTCGACTGGGCGCTCATGCTAGAACCAATCGCCGACGAAGTGACGCTCGTACACCGACGCGACCAATTTCGCGCCCACGAACACAGTGTGGAAAACTTGTTCAACTCGAGCGTCAACATCGTCACCCCAAAAGAAATTGCCCGTTTACACGGCGGGGACAAAATCGAACGCATCACTCTCATCGATAAGAAAAGTAAAGAAACGACTGACGTGGAAGTCGACTCACTCATCGTCAATTACGGTTTTATTTCCTCGCTCGGTCCGATTAAAGATTGGGGACTAGAGATCGAGAAAGGATCCATCGTCGTCAATTCGAAAATGGAGACGAATATTCCCGGTATATACGCCGCGGGAGACATAAGCACGTACCCCGGGAAGGTCAAGCTAATCGCCAGCGGCTTCGGCGAGGCGCCGACGGCCGTGAACAACGCCAAGCAGTATATCGATCCGGAAGCGAAGTTACAACCCGGTCACAGTTCTAATATGAGCTTTTGA
- a CDS encoding NAD(P)/FAD-dependent oxidoreductase, which translates to MSQLKKILILGAGYGGIVTAINLQKQLGFNEAEVTLVNINDYHYITTHLHAPAAGTFPHDKTRVKIDDLLDGNKVNFIQDAVTKIRPDDQLVELKNREEPLAYDYLVVGLGSAPATFGIEGLLENSMVIRNINSVRMIRTHIEYMFSRYRNEPDRDDLVTIVVGGAGFTGIEFVGELAYRMPELCKEYDIPREKARIINIEAAPTALPGFDKELVEYAMETLERRGVEFMIGTPIKACQEDGVVVGDDEEKIKAATVVWTGGVTGNPLVADAGFEVNRGRVQVDEYLRAPNYDNVFIVGDSSLIFNEETGRPFPPTAQMATQQGINLAKNLVTLVRDGGALTTFKYEPKGTVASLGKGEGIGVVGKKKLFGWQAAQMKKIIDLRYLYMIGGISLAMKKGQF; encoded by the coding sequence ATGAGTCAATTGAAGAAGATCCTCATTTTGGGTGCGGGTTACGGCGGCATTGTGACCGCGATTAATTTACAAAAACAACTCGGCTTCAATGAGGCAGAAGTGACACTTGTGAACATCAACGATTACCATTACATTACGACACACCTGCACGCGCCGGCTGCAGGGACGTTTCCGCACGACAAGACGCGCGTCAAGATCGACGACCTTCTCGACGGAAACAAAGTTAACTTTATACAGGACGCCGTGACGAAAATTCGTCCAGACGACCAACTCGTCGAATTGAAAAACCGCGAAGAGCCGCTTGCGTACGACTATTTGGTCGTCGGATTAGGGAGCGCGCCTGCAACGTTCGGCATTGAAGGTCTGTTAGAAAACTCGATGGTCATTCGTAACATTAACAGCGTGCGCATGATTCGGACGCACATTGAGTATATGTTTTCCCGTTATCGCAATGAGCCGGACCGCGATGACTTAGTGACAATCGTCGTCGGCGGCGCTGGCTTTACCGGCATCGAATTTGTCGGCGAATTGGCATACCGCATGCCGGAGCTATGCAAGGAGTACGACATTCCCCGGGAAAAGGCGCGCATCATTAACATTGAAGCAGCGCCAACGGCACTCCCCGGTTTTGACAAAGAGCTCGTCGAATACGCGATGGAGACGCTCGAACGACGCGGCGTCGAATTTATGATCGGTACACCGATTAAAGCGTGTCAAGAAGACGGTGTCGTCGTCGGCGATGACGAAGAAAAGATTAAAGCGGCGACCGTCGTTTGGACCGGTGGGGTTACCGGAAACCCCCTTGTCGCTGACGCAGGTTTTGAGGTGAACCGCGGCCGCGTACAAGTGGACGAATATTTGCGTGCCCCGAATTACGACAACGTGTTTATCGTCGGGGACTCCTCGCTCATTTTCAACGAGGAAACGGGACGTCCATTCCCGCCAACAGCACAAATGGCGACGCAGCAAGGCATCAATTTGGCCAAAAACTTAGTGACACTCGTCCGCGACGGGGGAGCGCTCACGACGTTTAAATACGAGCCGAAAGGAACCGTAGCCTCCCTCGGTAAAGGGGAAGGGATCGGCGTCGTCGGCAAGAAGAAACTGTTCGGCTGGCAAGCAGCGCAAATGAAGAAAATAATTGACTTGCGCTACTTGTACATGATCGGCGGCATATCCCTCGCGATGAAGAAAGGACAGTTCTAA
- a CDS encoding YuiB family protein, with protein sequence MQMNIYQFIVSIPLFMVLAFGLGFILNMIVKTTWMPIVLYFLIAGYSVFDRIGELRTSDYVILISGLVGVALSSYVIVLLRKKGFRMF encoded by the coding sequence ATGCAAATGAATATATACCAATTTATAGTTTCCATTCCACTATTTATGGTGTTGGCCTTTGGACTCGGGTTTATTTTAAACATGATCGTGAAAACGACGTGGATGCCGATCGTTTTATATTTCCTCATTGCGGGTTATTCCGTGTTTGACCGCATCGGCGAGCTACGCACCTCCGATTATGTCATTCTCATATCTGGTTTGGTCGGAGTCGCACTCAGCAGTTACGTCATTGTCCTACTACGCAAAAAAGGGTTTCGCATGTTTTGA
- a CDS encoding 3D domain-containing protein, whose protein sequence is MLLLLGASSIVLAGSYAVAPHITNERAGQPQGASVSSAKERKDRTARATNESEIKKPKANESDATKSAVNKLKVNKAKVTKPKVSRAKVTKPKISRAKVNRSKGKVVKATKATLPHPPGELSRYERVEVVATGYTAGYESTGKTVSHPAYGITKSGVHVHRGIYSTIAADPDVFPIGSILYIPGYGYGIVADTGSAIKGNRIDLYFDTVDDVYREWGKKATAVYVLERGSGELTQERFESYNRFAEMNGSY, encoded by the coding sequence GTGCTGCTTCTCTTAGGTGCATCGTCCATCGTGCTAGCTGGAAGTTATGCCGTAGCCCCGCACATCACGAATGAGCGCGCTGGTCAGCCACAAGGCGCGAGCGTGTCGTCCGCAAAGGAGAGAAAGGATCGAACAGCTCGCGCAACAAACGAGTCAGAAATAAAGAAGCCGAAAGCGAACGAGTCGGACGCGACAAAATCAGCAGTAAATAAGCTAAAAGTAAATAAGGCGAAGGTAACTAAGCCAAAAGTAAGTAGGGCAAAGGTAACTAAGCCAAAAATAAGTAGGGCAAAGGTAAATAGGTCAAAAGGTAAAGTGGTGAAGGCGACGAAAGCGACGCTACCTCACCCGCCGGGCGAGTTGTCTCGTTACGAACGGGTCGAAGTAGTAGCGACAGGTTATACGGCAGGCTATGAATCGACTGGAAAAACAGTGTCCCATCCGGCATACGGGATCACGAAGTCCGGCGTACACGTCCATCGGGGGATTTACTCGACGATCGCCGCCGACCCCGACGTCTTTCCGATTGGTTCCATTTTGTACATTCCCGGCTACGGCTACGGCATCGTCGCCGATACCGGTTCCGCCATAAAAGGGAACCGGATCGACCTCTACTTCGATACAGTAGACGATGTGTATCGGGAGTGGGGGAAAAAGGCGACTGCGGTATACGTCCTTGAACGCGGGAGCGGGGAGCTCACTCAAGAGAGGTTTGAATCTTACAACCGCTTTGCCGAAATGAACGGTTCGTACTAA
- a CDS encoding divergent PAP2 family protein produces the protein MWTNQLINYPLIAALLAIGAAQAIKVPLYYALQRRWEWRFLFSTGGMPSSHSAAVTALATAIGIADGIDSHLFALSVVFAIIVMYDATGVRRQAGMHAALLNQLVKEFNLMVQNLKTMKQRTPPENRTRLKELLGHKPIEVFVGAWFGIFIAFAIDWIMN, from the coding sequence GTGTGGACAAATCAGCTTATTAATTACCCCCTCATAGCGGCTTTACTTGCGATCGGGGCAGCCCAAGCAATCAAGGTTCCCCTGTATTACGCCCTTCAACGCCGCTGGGAATGGCGGTTTCTCTTCAGCACCGGTGGTATGCCCAGCTCACACTCGGCAGCCGTGACCGCACTTGCAACAGCAATCGGCATCGCAGACGGCATCGATTCGCACTTGTTTGCCTTGAGCGTCGTCTTCGCCATTATCGTCATGTACGACGCTACCGGTGTCCGCCGTCAGGCGGGGATGCACGCGGCACTATTAAACCAACTCGTCAAGGAGTTTAACTTAATGGTGCAAAATTTAAAGACGATGAAACAGCGCACCCCTCCGGAAAATCGGACGCGTTTGAAAGAGCTGTTAGGACATAAACCGATCGAAGTGTTCGTCGGGGCGTGGTTCGGCATTTTCATCGCTTTCGCCATCGACTGGATCATGAATTAG
- a CDS encoding TetR/AcrR family transcriptional regulator, translating to MAVDRKQQILEAAYGSFAQFGYKATTMDQVAKMADVGKGTIYTFFKNKEELFQEIIEQVIGEMQRVVDEVIDRERPFFDNLHRLLYRLLDFRAQHELLIRLLHEMVSVGTVASKRALDRLERAIIDILAKEIERGIVRGNVKDCDPEVTAFVMLKLYIALVSDWKKSREPFSKEEIARLFQLYVVEGVAK from the coding sequence GTGGCTGTTGATCGAAAGCAACAAATTCTTGAAGCGGCCTACGGATCTTTTGCACAATTCGGCTACAAAGCGACAACGATGGATCAAGTGGCGAAAATGGCCGATGTCGGCAAAGGGACGATATACACGTTTTTTAAAAATAAAGAAGAGCTCTTCCAAGAGATCATTGAGCAAGTGATCGGGGAGATGCAGCGGGTCGTCGACGAAGTGATCGACCGCGAGCGACCGTTCTTCGACAATTTACATCGCTTGTTGTACCGACTGCTCGACTTTCGCGCGCAACACGAGTTACTCATTCGCTTGCTGCACGAAATGGTATCCGTTGGGACAGTCGCTTCGAAGCGCGCGTTAGACCGGTTAGAGCGCGCCATTATCGACATATTGGCGAAAGAAATTGAACGTGGGATCGTGCGAGGGAACGTGAAAGATTGTGATCCTGAAGTGACGGCTTTTGTCATGTTGAAGTTGTACATCGCGCTCGTATCCGATTGGAAAAAAAGTCGAGAACCGTTTAGCAAGGAGGAGATTGCGCGGCTATTTCAACTGTACGTCGTTGAAGGTGTCGCGAAGTAA